Proteins encoded within one genomic window of Prauserella marina:
- a CDS encoding acyl-CoA dehydrogenase family protein, with protein MEFSIPDELAMFVESVRRFREKELMPLEQDFLLAGRFDAATRTALENRARRQGFWALDVPEEYGGQGMGVLASCLVAEELFKHPAMFEFGGSPEPVLYHGTEDQKARFLYPVVKEDRRCCYAFTEPGGGSDVAALRTTAVRDGDDWVINGTKTFISHAERADFVILFATIDPAKGARGVTCFLVDKGTPGFELSRPIPTMGDDWEPHELTFTDCVVPDANRLGEVGGGWKLATSQLTHGRLKIAAYQLGIARRCVDIAVEWAKRRVTWGKPIATRQAVQWMLADSVTELEAARMLTYRAAWLADEGEDCENEAFMAKLYATEMAQRVTDRCLQILGGLGYSKELPIQSFYRQVRVWRIGHGTAEIHRWMIARNLLGLSARD; from the coding sequence GTGGAGTTCTCCATTCCCGACGAGCTGGCCATGTTCGTCGAATCCGTCCGGCGGTTCCGGGAGAAGGAACTCATGCCGCTCGAACAGGATTTCCTGCTGGCGGGCCGATTCGACGCCGCGACGCGGACCGCGTTGGAGAACAGGGCGCGTCGGCAGGGGTTCTGGGCGCTCGATGTCCCCGAGGAGTACGGCGGACAGGGCATGGGGGTGCTGGCTTCGTGTCTGGTCGCGGAGGAGCTGTTCAAGCACCCGGCGATGTTCGAGTTCGGTGGCAGTCCCGAGCCCGTGCTCTACCACGGCACGGAAGACCAGAAAGCACGCTTTCTGTATCCGGTGGTCAAGGAGGACCGGCGGTGCTGTTATGCGTTCACCGAACCAGGCGGTGGATCGGACGTCGCGGCGTTGCGGACGACGGCTGTCCGCGACGGCGACGACTGGGTCATCAACGGAACCAAGACTTTCATCTCACACGCCGAGCGGGCCGACTTCGTCATCCTGTTCGCCACGATCGACCCCGCGAAGGGCGCCAGGGGGGTCACCTGCTTCCTCGTCGACAAGGGAACTCCCGGATTCGAACTCTCCCGTCCCATTCCCACCATGGGCGACGACTGGGAACCGCACGAACTGACGTTCACCGACTGCGTCGTGCCCGACGCAAACCGGCTCGGCGAGGTCGGCGGAGGGTGGAAACTGGCGACCTCGCAACTCACCCATGGACGGCTGAAGATCGCCGCCTATCAGTTGGGCATCGCGCGGCGTTGTGTCGATATCGCGGTCGAATGGGCGAAGCGCAGGGTGACCTGGGGAAAGCCGATCGCGACAAGGCAGGCTGTTCAGTGGATGCTCGCCGATTCGGTCACCGAGCTCGAAGCGGCTCGCATGCTGACCTATCGCGCGGCGTGGCTTGCCGACGAGGGCGAGGACTGCGAGAACGAGGCGTTCATGGCGAAGCTGTACGCGACCGAGATGGCGCAACGGGTCACCGATCGCTGCCTCCAGATTCTCGGCGGACTCGGCTACAGCAAGGAACTTCCGATCCAGAGTTTCTACCGGCAGGTCCGGGTCTGGCGGATCGGTCACGGGACCGCGGAGATTCATCGATGGATGATCGCCCGTAATCTGCTCGGCCTTTCCGCGCGCGACTGA
- a CDS encoding SDR family oxidoreductase, translating to MTGLVIITGGGRGIGAATARLLAGRGWDVCVGFRDDGAAAERVAGACRATGAKAITVRADVAVEAEVMALFDRAEVELGPVRGLVNNAGVVAPKATVAELSGERIRRMVGVNVLGAFLCAREAVRRMPEGSAIVNVSSRAAVLGAAGEYVDYAASKAAVEALTTGLAKEVAARGIRVNAVRPGLIRTGIHASGGRPDRVAELAPTVPMGRGGTPEEVAATIAWLLSEDASYVTGSFVDVSGGR from the coding sequence ATGACCGGACTTGTGATCATCACCGGCGGTGGAAGAGGAATCGGGGCGGCGACGGCTCGCCTTCTCGCCGGAAGGGGATGGGACGTGTGCGTCGGGTTCCGCGATGATGGCGCCGCCGCCGAGCGAGTCGCCGGGGCATGCCGCGCCACCGGCGCGAAGGCGATCACGGTACGGGCGGACGTGGCGGTCGAGGCCGAGGTCATGGCGCTCTTCGACCGTGCGGAAGTCGAACTCGGACCTGTCCGGGGCCTTGTCAACAACGCGGGCGTCGTCGCGCCGAAGGCCACGGTCGCCGAGCTGAGCGGTGAACGGATCCGGCGGATGGTCGGCGTGAACGTACTCGGCGCGTTCCTGTGCGCGCGGGAGGCCGTCCGGCGCATGCCGGAGGGTTCGGCGATCGTCAACGTGTCGTCCAGGGCGGCCGTACTGGGAGCCGCCGGAGAATACGTGGACTACGCGGCGTCGAAGGCCGCGGTCGAGGCGTTGACGACGGGTCTGGCGAAGGAGGTCGCGGCGCGTGGCATCCGGGTCAACGCGGTGCGCCCTGGGCTGATCAGGACCGGGATCCACGCGAGCGGCGGGAGGCCGGACAGGGTCGCCGAACTGGCGCCGACGGTCCCGATGGGCAGGGGCGGCACCCCCGAGGAGGTCGCCGCCACGATCGCCTGGCTGCTTTCGGAGGATGCTTCCTACGTTACCGGGTCCTTTGTGGACGTCAGCGGTGGTCGTTGA
- a CDS encoding NUDIX hydrolase, with the protein MSQGARGVQHARDTVAQALRAFTPATAEAPGRRAAVAITLVANEGELGFWLTRRVATLRAHAGQFALPGGRLDDGEDTTTAALRELHEEIGVRLGPADVLGRLDDYVTRSGYVITPVVVWAGAPPEPRPNPDEVARVFWIPLSDLDVEPRFVSIPESDRPVIQLPLLDTYLHAPTGAVLYQFREVVLRGRPTKVGHLEQPVFAWR; encoded by the coding sequence ATGTCCCAGGGAGCCCGCGGCGTCCAGCACGCCCGCGACACCGTCGCGCAGGCGTTGCGCGCCTTCACCCCGGCAACGGCCGAAGCTCCCGGCAGGCGCGCCGCCGTCGCCATCACACTCGTCGCCAACGAGGGAGAGCTCGGCTTCTGGCTCACCCGGCGAGTGGCGACCCTGCGCGCGCACGCGGGTCAGTTCGCGCTCCCAGGTGGCAGGCTCGACGACGGCGAGGACACGACAACGGCCGCGCTCAGGGAACTGCACGAGGAGATCGGCGTCCGGCTCGGCCCAGCCGACGTGCTCGGCAGGCTCGACGACTACGTGACCAGGTCCGGATATGTCATCACCCCGGTCGTGGTGTGGGCGGGAGCGCCGCCGGAACCGCGCCCGAACCCCGACGAGGTGGCGAGGGTGTTCTGGATCCCGCTCTCCGACCTCGACGTGGAGCCCCGGTTCGTCAGCATCCCCGAATCCGACCGGCCGGTGATCCAGCTCCCGCTGCTCGACACCTACCTGCACGCACCGACCGGTGCCGTGCTCTACCAGTTTCGCGAGGTGGTGCTGCGCGGAAGGCCGACCAAGGTCGGGCATCTCGAACAGCCCGTGTTCGCCTGGCGGTGA
- a CDS encoding DUF2237 family protein: MTTDRNVLGGELEPCGTDPVTGFYRDGCCNTGPEDLGSHTVCAVVSAEFLAHQQAVGNDLVTARPEYGFVGLTPGDRWCVGASRWLESYEAGAAPPVLLAATNEKATEVIPLSALREHAVDVPADPGGLL; this comes from the coding sequence ATGACAACCGATCGCAACGTGCTCGGTGGAGAACTGGAGCCATGCGGGACAGACCCCGTCACCGGCTTCTACCGCGACGGATGCTGCAACACGGGACCGGAGGACCTCGGCAGCCACACCGTGTGCGCGGTCGTCTCGGCCGAGTTCCTCGCCCATCAGCAAGCTGTCGGCAACGATCTGGTCACCGCGCGCCCCGAATACGGCTTCGTCGGCTTGACTCCCGGCGACCGATGGTGTGTCGGCGCCTCCCGGTGGCTGGAGTCCTACGAAGCGGGTGCCGCCCCGCCGGTCTTACTCGCCGCGACCAACGAGAAGGCCACCGAGGTGATCCCTCTCTCCGCGCTGCGGGAGCACGCGGTCGACGTACCCGCCGATCCCGGTGGATTGCTGTGA
- a CDS encoding type VII secretion target yields the protein MPDGGFELGSDLAAHATRLDGCAEGIMEAVEAAQRVSMPTGAYGTLCQPFRLLLDQVEQQGIDALDEAVEAMNATAEKVRNASESYLGTEDGIVDTFKAGE from the coding sequence ATGCCAGACGGCGGTTTTGAGCTGGGTTCCGACCTGGCTGCCCATGCCACACGGCTCGACGGCTGTGCGGAAGGGATCATGGAAGCGGTCGAAGCCGCTCAGCGGGTCAGTATGCCCACCGGCGCGTACGGCACCCTGTGCCAGCCGTTCCGGCTGTTGCTCGATCAGGTCGAGCAACAGGGAATCGATGCGCTCGACGAGGCGGTCGAGGCCATGAACGCGACCGCCGAAAAGGTGCGCAACGCCTCGGAAAGCTACCTGGGGACCGAGGACGGCATCGTCGATACGTTCAAGGCCGGTGAATGA
- a CDS encoding YbaB/EbfC family nucleoid-associated protein, with protein MPDSIEASERMVDDWNRRVQQQARRYQAMAERVEDISVTERSRDNAVEVTVDSKGLLVDLTISEAVQGKRMAEVSRQVMRTVRMAQSRLPGLLRQAMTETVGTEDQAVNKVFRDARAQFPQPPEDDPPSRPRRDRADDDDDDFGGRSILS; from the coding sequence ATGCCGGACAGTATCGAGGCCAGCGAGCGCATGGTCGACGACTGGAATCGACGTGTCCAGCAGCAGGCACGGCGATATCAGGCCATGGCCGAACGGGTCGAGGACATCTCCGTCACCGAACGGTCGCGGGACAATGCCGTCGAAGTGACCGTCGATTCCAAGGGGTTGCTCGTCGACCTCACGATTTCCGAAGCGGTGCAAGGGAAACGGATGGCCGAGGTCTCGCGGCAGGTCATGCGTACCGTGCGGATGGCGCAATCCCGCCTCCCCGGCTTGTTGCGGCAGGCGATGACCGAGACCGTCGGTACGGAAGATCAGGCGGTGAACAAGGTTTTCCGCGATGCGAGGGCACAGTTCCCCCAACCACCAGAAGACGATCCGCCATCGCGACCTCGCCGGGATCGCGCCGACGATGACGACGACGATTTCGGCGGTCGTTCGATTCTTTCCTGA
- a CDS encoding class I SAM-dependent methyltransferase, giving the protein MDDAGPRGQEAVERALRLLADPPGEPETSHGYLDLLGAAERRKPGPVQALWESNGGSALYDSAQSLARGVFTTLNPPFSTLGLEQAGTALDIGSGPGSVTSTLGRYVGARGLALGVDVSESMLRRAVRDYASANVGFIRADARRLPFRDACFDVVTCLAVLQLVPDPLTIVAEAARVLVPGGKVAIMVPSPGGRMGRRLGELIAGPAGLWLPTADEIAEVLTGNGVTIVHSRQSALVLRVEGTKAG; this is encoded by the coding sequence ATGGACGATGCGGGACCGCGCGGTCAGGAGGCGGTCGAGCGGGCACTGCGGTTGCTCGCCGACCCGCCGGGTGAGCCGGAAACCAGCCACGGTTACCTCGACCTGCTCGGTGCGGCCGAGCGCCGGAAACCAGGCCCGGTGCAGGCGCTGTGGGAGTCGAACGGCGGCTCGGCGCTGTACGACTCGGCCCAGTCGCTCGCTCGCGGGGTCTTCACCACGTTGAATCCGCCCTTCTCCACGCTGGGTCTCGAACAGGCGGGGACCGCGCTCGACATCGGGTCGGGGCCAGGCAGCGTCACCTCGACGCTGGGGCGCTACGTCGGAGCGAGAGGTCTCGCGCTCGGCGTCGATGTGTCGGAATCGATGTTGCGCCGCGCCGTTCGCGACTACGCCTCGGCCAACGTCGGGTTCATCAGGGCCGACGCGCGGCGGCTTCCGTTTCGCGACGCGTGCTTCGACGTGGTGACCTGTCTTGCGGTGCTCCAGCTCGTGCCCGACCCGCTGACGATCGTCGCCGAGGCGGCGCGGGTCCTCGTACCCGGGGGAAAGGTCGCGATCATGGTCCCGAGTCCGGGCGGAAGGATGGGCAGGCGGCTCGGCGAGCTGATCGCGGGCCCTGCCGGGCTGTGGTTGCCGACGGCTGACGAGATCGCGGAAGTACTGACCGGCAACGGCGTCACCATCGTGCACTCACGGCAAAGCGCACTCGTGTTGAGAGTGGAAGGCACGAAGGCGGGCTGA
- a CDS encoding CYTH domain-containing protein: protein MIEREIKFELELTEAVPRLEGAGGIVRQADPVKSVLEATYFDTADLRLIGESITLRRRTGGGDAGWHVKLPHEGGHREEITEPLGEPGEPVPDRLRQRLPDPSLDLLPVARITTTRYSHALLDSSGRPLATLVDDHVSAERAGGGFGKDTWREVEIELEDGTADEVLDDIGQALESLGIRRSRWPSKLRRVFGDRLPGDAG from the coding sequence ATGATCGAGCGTGAGATCAAGTTCGAACTGGAGTTGACCGAGGCGGTGCCCCGGCTTGAGGGAGCAGGCGGGATCGTCAGGCAGGCGGATCCCGTGAAGTCCGTGCTGGAGGCAACCTATTTCGACACGGCCGACCTGCGGTTGATCGGCGAGTCGATCACGTTGCGACGGCGAACGGGCGGCGGTGACGCCGGCTGGCACGTGAAGCTCCCGCACGAAGGCGGCCATCGGGAGGAGATCACCGAACCGCTGGGAGAGCCCGGTGAGCCGGTTCCCGACCGGCTGCGGCAACGCCTGCCGGACCCCAGTCTCGACCTGCTCCCCGTCGCCCGCATCACGACCACCCGGTACAGCCACGCGTTGCTGGACTCCTCCGGCCGTCCACTCGCGACACTCGTCGACGACCACGTCTCGGCCGAGCGGGCCGGTGGCGGATTCGGCAAGGACACGTGGCGGGAAGTGGAGATCGAACTCGAAGACGGCACGGCGGACGAAGTGCTCGACGACATCGGGCAGGCGCTGGAGTCGCTGGGCATCCGGCGTTCGCGCTGGCCGTCCAAACTACGCAGGGTGTTCGGTGACCGGCTTCCCGGCGACGCGGGCTGA
- a CDS encoding CGNR zinc finger domain-containing protein yields the protein MSFERSDAPGELRKIELFCNSAKFRSAEDALITQASAALWLRAHDMETGSPSRKEHEQLVTFRETVRDFLGGRATGNAVATLNKFAKSTLSGAQWTPEGEPVLPPKRATGTEALIGSLLAILFAAGQTGELDRLKTCHNPECRYVFYDRSPSKNGVWCSTDFCGEKPQPRPHRARHIR from the coding sequence GTGTCATTCGAGCGATCCGATGCCCCCGGTGAGCTGCGCAAGATCGAGTTGTTCTGCAACTCGGCGAAGTTCCGCAGCGCGGAGGACGCGTTGATCACGCAGGCCAGCGCCGCACTGTGGCTCAGGGCTCACGACATGGAAACGGGCAGTCCGAGCAGAAAAGAACACGAGCAGCTGGTCACCTTCCGCGAGACCGTGCGCGACTTCCTCGGCGGAAGGGCAACCGGCAACGCCGTCGCCACGCTCAACAAGTTCGCGAAGTCCACGCTGAGCGGCGCTCAGTGGACGCCCGAAGGCGAGCCGGTACTGCCCCCAAAACGGGCAACCGGCACCGAAGCACTCATCGGCTCGCTACTGGCGATCCTGTTCGCCGCGGGCCAGACGGGCGAACTCGACCGGCTCAAGACCTGCCACAATCCCGAATGCCGGTACGTGTTCTACGATCGTTCGCCCAGCAAGAACGGCGTCTGGTGCAGCACCGACTTCTGTGGAGAGAAGCCGCAACCCCGCCCGCACAGGGCAAGGCACATCCGGTAG
- a CDS encoding class I SAM-dependent methyltransferase: MTPSVVHGDFSRLADDYSRFREGYSPSVRDAIFGLPSAPAATLDIADVGAGTGIWSRMLAEREPRSIVAVEPNVHMRRRGEFDSEGSRIRWLAGSGERTGLPDGSADLVTMASSFHWVDFPAGIAEFARVLRPGGWFAALWNTRKLDDNPLLADIEAEITRLRPGVRRVSSGSSAFVSTLSEKLAAASGFGGLVYLEGRHLARHDVDRYLGLWRSANDVQAQLGDELFGRFLDFARERLAGERVVETTYLTRTWAIRRD, from the coding sequence ATGACACCCAGCGTCGTCCACGGCGACTTCAGCAGACTCGCGGACGACTATTCCCGGTTCAGGGAGGGGTACTCCCCCTCCGTCCGCGACGCGATATTCGGTCTGCCATCGGCACCGGCAGCCACGCTCGACATCGCGGACGTCGGTGCGGGCACCGGGATCTGGAGCAGGATGCTCGCCGAACGCGAGCCGAGATCGATCGTCGCCGTCGAGCCGAATGTCCACATGAGACGGCGGGGCGAGTTCGACTCCGAGGGGTCCCGGATCCGCTGGCTGGCGGGAAGCGGTGAGCGCACCGGCCTTCCCGATGGCTCCGCCGATCTGGTGACCATGGCTTCGTCGTTCCACTGGGTGGACTTCCCAGCCGGCATCGCCGAGTTCGCGCGAGTGCTCCGGCCGGGTGGCTGGTTCGCCGCATTGTGGAACACCAGGAAGCTCGACGACAACCCGCTGCTGGCCGACATCGAAGCCGAGATCACTCGGCTGCGGCCCGGTGTCCGGAGAGTCAGTTCGGGCAGCTCCGCCTTCGTCTCCACGCTGTCGGAGAAGCTGGCCGCCGCCTCCGGTTTCGGCGGCCTCGTGTATCTCGAAGGCAGACATCTCGCACGACACGACGTCGACAGGTACCTCGGGTTGTGGCGCTCGGCCAACGACGTGCAAGCACAACTGGGCGACGAGTTGTTCGGCAGGTTCCTCGACTTCGCCCGCGAACGGCTCGCCGGCGAACGCGTCGTCGAGACCACCTACCTCACGCGGACCTGGGCGATCAGGCGCGATTGA
- a CDS encoding dihydroxy-acid dehydratase, translating to MAKPKLRSNFQPGSSLWAVRRAQWRALGLSDEDMEKPKIAVVNSSSDLAICFSHLDDVAATVKEAVRAGGGLPFEIRTTAPSDFIFCAGGGGGYILSSRDLIVNDIEVAVEGAQLDGMICLSSCDKTPPAHLMAAARLNLPTILVACGYQPSGEYRGEPMDIEEVFIRSADALRGTISTEEIGAMADNAVRGPGVCSGMGTANSMHVVAEALGMTLPGGAPVLANSPKMVEYARESGARIVDMVLADLRPRSILTEGAFRNAVAAVLASSGSINTVKHLQASATEGELDIDVFALFEELSDTVPMLSAVRPNGDKSIEEFEAAGGARAILKRLEPLLDREALTVTGKPVGDNLAGVVPVGDEVIRPLDKPVTTEAPIVIMRGSLAPESAIVKLGAREASRRRRFTGPAVVCGAGNDAMSAITKGKVKAGDVLVVRGGGLKGGPGMAGRASMVAFLLYSAGLENEVAIVTDGQLSGLVNKGLVVGEIAPESAVGGPLGLVRDGDLISIDVDARTVDLDVPEEEIAARRASEGEPRLPEARGYLALYQRSVGPMSKGAVLGGDAVNRA from the coding sequence ATGGCGAAACCGAAGCTGCGCAGCAACTTCCAGCCCGGATCGTCGTTGTGGGCCGTGCGAAGGGCGCAATGGCGGGCGCTTGGACTGTCCGATGAGGACATGGAGAAGCCGAAGATCGCCGTCGTCAACTCGTCGTCGGACCTCGCGATCTGCTTCAGTCACCTCGACGACGTCGCGGCGACCGTGAAGGAGGCGGTCCGCGCTGGCGGCGGGCTCCCCTTCGAGATCCGCACGACGGCGCCGAGCGACTTCATCTTCTGCGCGGGCGGGGGCGGCGGCTACATCCTGTCCTCGCGGGACCTCATCGTGAACGACATCGAGGTCGCCGTCGAAGGCGCACAGCTCGACGGCATGATCTGCCTTTCGTCGTGCGACAAGACACCGCCCGCGCACCTGATGGCCGCGGCGAGGCTGAACCTGCCGACGATCCTTGTCGCCTGCGGTTACCAACCGAGCGGGGAATACCGGGGCGAGCCGATGGACATCGAGGAGGTGTTCATTCGTTCCGCCGACGCGCTGCGCGGCACCATCAGCACCGAGGAGATCGGTGCCATGGCCGACAACGCCGTGCGCGGTCCGGGAGTGTGTTCCGGAATGGGTACGGCCAACTCGATGCACGTCGTCGCCGAAGCGCTGGGGATGACTCTTCCCGGCGGCGCTCCGGTGCTCGCCAACAGCCCGAAGATGGTCGAGTACGCACGCGAGAGCGGGGCGCGGATCGTCGACATGGTGCTGGCCGACCTGCGGCCACGGTCGATTCTCACCGAGGGAGCGTTCCGTAACGCGGTCGCCGCGGTACTCGCGTCGAGTGGTTCGATCAACACGGTCAAGCACCTGCAAGCGTCCGCCACCGAAGGTGAACTCGACATCGACGTGTTCGCGCTGTTCGAGGAACTGTCGGACACCGTGCCGATGCTGTCGGCCGTGCGGCCGAACGGCGACAAGTCCATCGAGGAATTCGAAGCCGCCGGAGGAGCACGAGCCATCCTCAAACGGCTCGAACCGTTGCTCGATCGCGAGGCGCTCACCGTCACCGGAAAGCCGGTCGGCGACAATCTCGCCGGTGTCGTTCCGGTCGGCGACGAGGTCATCCGCCCGCTGGACAAGCCGGTGACGACGGAGGCGCCCATCGTCATCATGCGAGGTTCGCTGGCACCGGAGAGCGCGATCGTCAAGCTCGGCGCGCGAGAGGCGAGCCGAAGGCGAAGGTTCACCGGACCGGCCGTGGTGTGCGGGGCGGGCAACGACGCCATGTCCGCGATCACAAAGGGCAAGGTGAAAGCGGGCGACGTACTGGTCGTCAGAGGCGGTGGGCTCAAGGGAGGGCCGGGAATGGCGGGAAGGGCCTCGATGGTCGCCTTTCTGCTGTACTCGGCCGGACTGGAGAACGAGGTCGCCATCGTCACCGACGGCCAGCTTTCCGGGCTGGTGAACAAGGGCCTTGTCGTCGGCGAGATCGCCCCCGAGTCCGCGGTGGGCGGGCCGCTCGGCCTTGTCAGAGACGGCGACCTGATCAGCATCGATGTCGACGCGCGCACCGTGGACCTCGACGTGCCGGAGGAGGAAATCGCCGCGCGAAGGGCGAGTGAGGGCGAGCCACGGCTACCGGAAGCGCGTGGCTACCTCGCGCTGTACCAGCGGTCGGTCGGGCCGATGTCGAAAGGAGCCGTGCTCGGCGGCGACGCGGTCAATCGCGCCTGA
- a CDS encoding aconitase X swivel domain-containing protein, which translates to MTIVLSGRKVVPGVVEGEALVSHETISGWGGIDPAKGTIIERRHELFGVCFTGKILVFPGAKGSSGWSGFFQTTRLMGTAPLGMIFTVITTKAALGAVVTRVPAVTDLDRDPVAVINTGDWVRIDADRGLVEVKEHA; encoded by the coding sequence ATGACGATCGTCCTCAGTGGAAGGAAAGTCGTTCCAGGCGTCGTGGAGGGCGAGGCGCTCGTCTCGCACGAAACCATTTCCGGCTGGGGCGGTATCGACCCGGCCAAGGGCACGATCATCGAGCGAAGGCACGAACTGTTCGGTGTGTGTTTCACCGGCAAGATACTCGTTTTCCCCGGTGCGAAGGGATCCTCCGGCTGGTCGGGCTTCTTCCAGACGACGAGATTGATGGGAACGGCGCCACTCGGGATGATCTTCACGGTCATCACCACGAAGGCGGCACTCGGGGCGGTCGTCACCCGTGTTCCCGCCGTCACCGATCTCGACCGCGATCCGGTCGCGGTGATCAATACCGGCGATTGGGTGCGCATCGACGCCGACCGTGGCCTCGTCGAAGTGAAGGAGCACGCCTGA
- a CDS encoding aconitase X: MRLTDHEKAMLDGSEGPAVAAAMDLLVRYGEALDAGGLCDIRNVAGTMTQPSPAKAKLVAEGGWDKAFAVINLDSDADLDIPDMRIPTCQLQQGFGSDADGVAPYPRQFVELQEDAESFYGRKGVNILATCTPYQVGNLPVRGEHVAWMESSAVIYANSVLGARTNCEGTASTGAASLTGKIPCWGNHLPENRYGTHLIDVEVPVRDFLDWGMLGYFAGDLVQEERPVITGDIGIPELADLKHFGAAAASSGGVELYHIPGITPEAATPGDAFGARPVSEAVGYGPRERRRMYETLNSQGNKSDVDFILLGCPHASIDQVCRAAKALEGRQLNSGTQLWMMVPRALKAIADRSGYTEIIESAGGKLLADSCPAMSRSAPEGTTVFATDSAKQAHYLPAILGIEAWFGTLEDCVNAAITGRWTGELR; the protein is encoded by the coding sequence ATGAGACTGACCGACCACGAGAAGGCGATGCTGGACGGATCGGAGGGGCCCGCGGTCGCGGCGGCGATGGACCTGCTCGTCCGCTACGGAGAGGCACTGGACGCGGGAGGTCTGTGCGACATCCGCAACGTCGCGGGCACGATGACCCAACCGTCTCCGGCGAAGGCCAAGCTCGTCGCGGAAGGCGGCTGGGACAAGGCGTTCGCGGTCATCAACCTCGACAGCGACGCCGATCTCGACATCCCGGACATGCGCATCCCGACCTGCCAGTTGCAGCAGGGTTTCGGCTCCGACGCCGATGGTGTCGCGCCCTATCCCCGGCAGTTCGTCGAATTGCAGGAGGACGCGGAATCCTTCTACGGCAGGAAAGGCGTCAACATACTGGCGACGTGCACTCCGTATCAGGTCGGGAACCTTCCGGTCAGAGGCGAGCACGTGGCGTGGATGGAATCCTCGGCCGTGATCTACGCGAACTCCGTGCTCGGCGCGCGAACCAACTGCGAGGGCACGGCATCCACCGGAGCGGCGAGCCTCACCGGCAAGATTCCCTGCTGGGGCAATCATCTTCCGGAGAACAGGTACGGAACACACCTCATCGACGTCGAAGTTCCCGTGCGGGATTTTCTGGACTGGGGCATGCTCGGGTACTTCGCGGGTGACCTTGTGCAAGAGGAACGTCCGGTGATCACGGGGGACATCGGCATTCCCGAACTCGCCGACCTCAAGCACTTCGGCGCGGCAGCCGCCTCGTCGGGTGGGGTCGAGCTGTATCACATTCCCGGCATCACGCCCGAGGCCGCGACGCCGGGAGACGCCTTCGGCGCACGTCCCGTTTCCGAAGCGGTCGGCTACGGCCCGCGTGAACGAAGGCGCATGTACGAAACCCTGAACTCACAAGGGAACAAGTCCGATGTCGACTTCATTTTGCTCGGGTGCCCGCACGCTTCGATCGACCAGGTGTGCCGCGCGGCGAAAGCGCTCGAAGGCCGCCAGCTCAACTCCGGCACCCAGTTGTGGATGATGGTGCCGCGCGCGCTGAAGGCCATTGCCGATCGCAGCGGGTACACCGAGATCATCGAAAGCGCGGGAGGCAAGCTGCTCGCCGACTCGTGCCCCGCGATGTCGCGTTCGGCGCCGGAGGGCACCACGGTTTTCGCTACCGATTCGGCGAAACAAGCCCACTATCTGCCCGCGATCCTCGGCATCGAGGCGTGGTTCGGCACGCTTGAGGACTGTGTGAACGCGGCGATCACCGGCCGCTGGACGGGAGAGCTGCGATGA